DNA from Roseimicrobium sp. ORNL1:
CCTGAGGAACTTCTCATGAACGGGGCTGGGCGCTTTGAGGCGGAGTTTCTTGAGCAACTGGCCCGCACCTCCTCCATCAAGATACTCGAAATCGCCGACTCAACTGTACGTGACGATTCGATGCCTTACCTTGCGCGCATGAAAAGTCTGGAGCAACTTTCTCTCGAAGAGACAGAAATAACAGGGAAGGCGTTGGATTGGCTGGGCAAATGCCCCTCCCTAAAAGTGCTCCTTATTGGCAATACCGCCATCACGGATGCTGAGGCACAAGCGTTTGCGAAAAAGCATCCCCATCTGCGGGTGATATGGTAGTTGGTGGAGCGGCGTTCACGCCACCATGTCATTTTATAAAATGCTCTACATGTATCAAGGCCTGACTACCTTGCCAGCGCCGCTGTCCGTCAGCTTGCGGTAGAGCGTGGAGTCTTTCGTCGGAGATGGACGACCAAAACTCTCACATCAGCTTCTCCGCTATCTTGCGAAGACCGCCCTGCCGGAGATTCGCGATCCCAGTCTCCAACAAAATTTTCGCCACCTCCCCACGAGACACCTTCACTCCTTGCACCAGTGCCGGGGCATCGGCTTGGTTGATCAACGCGAGAGTTCGAATGCCGAGGAGCAGCGGCAAAGCGGTGGCAAATCGAAGACGTTTGTGCTGGAGGGCGTCCAAATACTGAATCCCGCATTCCAGATGCTCACGGCAACGCACGCGCCAGGAGGTGGTCACGGGGACAAGCTTCGCAGGGTCGGCCTGCACCATGTCCAGGGTGAGGCCGTGGGCGGCGAGTTCTTCCGCAGGGAAGTAGCAGCGGCCCATGCGGACGTCCTTGGCGATGTCGCGCAGGATGTTCACGAGTTGGAGGCCTTTGCCGTAGCGGATGCCCCAGACGAGCATGTCGTCGAAGGATACCTTGGGGTCGATGGCGCCTTCCAGTTCGGAAGCGCAGAGCTTGGTCCAGAAGCCACCGACGCATCCGGCGACGAGGTAGGTGTACTCATCCAGTTCGTCTTCCGTGGTGAGGGAGCGCAGCTGGCCATCCACGGGGAAACGCTGGATGTCCATGAGCTGGCCTTTCACAATAGGATCTAATACACCACGTGTGGCCTCCACGAGACGGGGTGCAGATTTCCGATAGGCATCGAAAGCCTCCGGCAGTCGCTCCAGCAGGCGGGCTTCGCTGGCATCCTCCTGCAGGGGCACAAACTCCTGCCGCAGGCGCTCGCACAGGGCACGTTCGCCAGCTTCATCGCGAGTCTCCGCCTGCACGAGCCGGTCAAATTCCGCGAGGCACTCCTGCTTGATGGACTCGGTGATGTTCGGCGTGTCTGCCAGAGTATCCGCCGCTCGTGCCAGGAGGTAGGCCAGGGAAATGGGTTCCCGCAGGCCCTGTGGCAGGGCCTTCAGGGTCAGGTAGAAGGACCGTGAGACGCCTTCTAGCAGCTTTCCTCCGAGATGTTCCTCGCCCGTCATGACTTCATTTCACCATTAATATTTCCTGTCTGGAGGCATGGTTGGACGTATCTTCCTTCCCTCGCAACTCAGAACTCGCAATCCGCTCCTTGTCGCCGCTCCACCACCTCTACCTGCACATCCCCTTCTGCCACCGCGTCTGCCCCTATTGCAGCTTCTACAAGCACACCCCGGGCGGCACGGATATGGGGGCCTTTGTGCAGGCGGTCCTGCGGGAGCTGGAGCTGCATCAGCAGCGGCTGGAGATTCGGCCGAAGACCATCTACTTCGGCGGCGGCACGCCCACGGCGCTGAGCGAGACCCATCTGGGCACGCTACTGACCGGTCTGCGGGAGCGGCTGGACTGCTCGGGGCTGGAGGAGTTCGGCATGGAGGCGAATCCGAAAACGGTGGGGGCGAGCAAGGCGCGGCTGCTGCGTGATCTGGGCGTCACCCGCATCAGCCTCGGCGTGCAGGCCTGGGACGAGCCCACGCTGAAGTTGCTGGGCCGCGACCACGCGCCGGATGAGGCAAAGGAAACCTATGCCATCCTCCGTGACGCGGGCATCCCGGCGGTGAATGTGGACCTCATGTTCTCCATTCCGGGGCAGAGCCTGGCGGTGTGGGAGGAAGGGCTGCGACAGACCATCGGGCTGCAATCCGACCATGTCTCCTGCTACAACCTCACCTATGAGGAGGACACCGAGTTCCTGAACAAGCTGAAGAGCGGCATGCTGGACACCGACACGGATCGCGATGCCGACCACTTCCGTTCCACCATGGACCTGCTGGAGGCGGCGGGATTCGAGCACTACGAAATCTCCAACTACGCGAAGCCCGGCAAGCGCTCCATCCACAACCAAGCCTACTGGCGCGGCGCGGACTACCTTGGCCTGGGGCCCTCCGCCACCAGCACGCACGAGCGGGTGCGGTGGAAGAATGTTTCCGACACGGCACGCTACATCGAACTCGCGAAGGAAGGGCGGCTGCCCGCGGTGGAATCGGAGGAGTTGGATGATCGCGCGTGGCTCATCGAGCGCATCGCGCTGGAACTCCGACTGGTGGAAGGCATGGCCGAGGACCGCGTGGCAGACTCACAGAAGCGGGAGCTCGAAATGCTGCAAGGCGAAGGCCTTTTGCTGGTAGAAGGCGGACGAGTACGCCTGACTCGTGAAGGCAAGGCTGTGTCGGATCGCATCGCGGAGATGTTGATTCCCGACGCGTGAGGGAACTGGGTGTGCTCAGGTGCAGTGAGTTCAACGCAGCGCCGAGCGGAGCGAGACGACTGCGAAGCAGCCCGAAGGGTGAGGACGGCAGGACGAATCAAACACAGAGACGCAGGGGAACTTCGGAGACTGAAACTGAAGTGAGCTTTCCTTCAGCGCCACAGATATCGGCACTGCATTCCTCCAACATTCCACTCATCCACGCTTGCCCACTCCCCTCCTCTGAGCATCCTATAACTCCCGCTTTCCCACGCCTCCCCTTCCTTCATGCTCTCCCTTTCCTCCTGCTGGAACAGTCACCGTCATGAAGATGGGAAGCACATCGCGCATGAGGCGAAGTCCCTTGGGTTCAAATACATCGAACTGAGCCACGGGTTGAAGATCTCCCATCTGCCCGGCATCATCCAGGTAGTGGCCGAGAGCGGCATCAAGATCTCCAGCGTGCACAATTTCTGCCCTCCGCCGGTGGAGGTGATGATGGATGCGCCGGATGCCTTTGAGTTTACCTCACACAAAGAGGAGGAGCGACTGCGAGCCCTGACCCTCACAGAACAGACCATGGAGACTGCTTCGCGGCTCGGAGCGCAGCGCGTGGTGCTGCACCTCGGCAGCATCCCGATAAGTCCCCTGACGCGGAAACTTGAGGAACTGACGCTCGCCGGAAAAATCTACTCACGTGAGTACACCAAAGTGAAGCTGGAACTGGTGGCAAAGAGGGCCAAACACGCCCAGGTCCACTTCGACCGCGCGCGACATGCCATCGACCGGCTTCTGCCCCTTTGCGAGCAGTACCGGGTGGCTCTGGGCATCGAAACTCGCAGCCATTTTGAGGAGGTACCCACCGCAGCGGAAATGCTGCAACTGGTCGACCAATATCGTGGGAGCCCCTGGGTCGGCTTCTGGCATGACTTCGGGCATGTGCAGAGGCAGGCAAACTTGGGCCTGCTGGACCACGCCCAGTTCCTCTCAGAAATCGCCCCGAGGCTGCTCGGCTGCCATGTGCACGATGTCGACTGGCCAGCCAAGGACCACCGGGTGCCGCTGAGCACCGGCGGCGTGGACTTCGCCAAGCTCATGCCGCTCATTCCCAAGGGCATACCACTTGTTTGGGAGATGCACCGCACCCAACGCCGCTCCCATGTGCGGGAGCGTCTTGCGGAGTGGAGGGAGAAATTTGGTGAGTGGGGTTGAGGGTAATGTGTCCTGTCTGACCGTTGCTTTTTTGCGAAGTGCTGCTCCCTTGCCGCCCCCATTCGAGCATCTTCACATGATTTCATCTCTTGGCTCCGCCATCCGGGACTTCTTCGACTTTTTTAAGCAGAACAATGTCCCCACCATTTGGGCGCGCATTCGAAAGCAGGATGTCCCGTGGCTGGTGCAGTTCTCGGTCTACGGGTTCTGCGGAGCCATGGCGACGGTGGTTTCGGTAGGCCAGGTGGTACTCCTCTCCTTGTACGTCATTCCTGCCTACGAAAACATGATCGTGGATGGCGCTTTGATCACCGATCAGTTGCGCGCAAGACACCTGCTCTACAACAACACCATCGCCTTTGTCACCACCAACGTGTTCGTGTATTACATGAACGTGCTGCTGGTCTTCAAGCGGGGCAGGCACCACCCCTGGATGGAGTTCTTCTATTTCACGCTGGTGAATTTTGTGTGCTTCGCTATCAGCCAGATCGCGGGCCCATGGCTCGTGAAGCACTTTGGCATCCCTACCAACGTCGCCATTCTGACCAACGCCGTCGTTGCCGCGTTCATCAACTTTGTGGCGCGGAAGTTTTTCGTATTCAAAGGCTGAGCCGTGCCGGCAAACGCATCCGCATCTCTACAGAAATCTCCGGAGCGCCGGGCGGTGATAACCGGCATGGGCCCCGTCACGCCCATCGGCATCGGAAAGGCGGGACTGTGGGCAGGCCTGCAGGCGGAACGCAGTGGCATCGGAAAGCGCACACGCTTCGAAGCGACCGGCACAAAGGCCCAATGTGCGGCGGAGATACGGGACTTTGAAGTGGCCCGGTGGTTTCCCGCGCATCTTACGAAACGCTGGGACCGCTGTACGCAATTCGCCATGGTGAGCACACAGCTCGCACTGGAGGATGCGAATCTGACCTTGGCCCAAGACGCGCTGCACACACGCATCGGCGTGAGTTTCGGCAGTGCCCTGGGTGGCATCGCGGATGCAGAGATGCACCACGCGAAGTTCGTCAAGGAAGGCGTGAAGACCGTGCCACGCGCGCTGGCGCTGCAGATCTACGGTGGGTCCACGCACAGCAATATCAGCATCCACTACGGATTGCAGGGACCGGCAACCACGCATTCGAACAGTTGTGCGAGTGGCAACGTGGCGCTGGGTGAAGCACTGCGCATCATTCGTGATGGCCTCGCGGATGTGGTCATCGCCGGCGCGTCTGAGTCACCCCTGAGTCCGCTCACGTACACCGCCTTCGATCTCGTGCATACCATGAGCCGCTGGCAGGGTGACCCGCTCAGTCATTCATGCCGGCCCTTTGATCACGCCCGCGATGGATTTGTGATGGGTGAAGGCGCAGCCACCTTCATTGTGGAGAGTCTGGCGCACGCCCAAGCACGCGGTGCGCGCATCTATGCGGAACTCGCAGGCTACAGCCTGGTGAGTGAAGCCCATCACATGACCATCCCCCGCCCCGATGGTGAACCGCTGCGCCGCGCGATGCGCATGGCGCTGGAAGATGCGGGCGCGGTTCCCAGGGATGTGGATTACATCAGCGCGCACGCCAGCAGCACGCCGCAGAATGATGTGAACGAAGCGGCGCAGATTGCAGCGGTCTTCGGCAAGGATGCACCACCCGTCTCCGGTACCAAGGCCTATACCGGCCATGCGCTCGGCGCTGCCGGAGCCATGGAGTGCGCCATTTCACTTCTGGCCATGGAGCGTGGCTGGCTGCCACCTTCCCTGCACTTTGAGAAGACGGACTGCGCGGAGCTCGACTATGTGCCGAACCATGGCCGCAGTGCCAGGGTCGATGTCGTGCTGAGTAATTCCTTCGGCTTTGGTGGTGTGGATGCGTGCCTCGTGCTGCGAAAGATCTGACACCGGTCGGGGAACATCTTTTCGCGACTATCGCAGTAGCATTCGTTCAGGGATCGCCCTGACACGTGACAAGATCGTTTGCAATTCAGGGCCATCCATAGCGCAGGCGCTATTCGATACCTTTGATAAATGCGCCCTCCAAGATATCTCGCCGTCCTTCTGCTTGCGATTGGTTTCCCCTTGCTCCAATCAGGCTGTGTTCTCGTAAAGATCGCCGATGGGGAAAAACTGAATCCCGTGCGCCACAAAGAGGCCACCGGAGTGAGCGAGTCCACGAAGCAATTTCACCGCACCCTGATGGTGGCGGATCTGCATGCGGATACGCTGATGCTCGATCGCGGCGGCAAGAGGGGCATCCAGAAACGGCACGACTATGGCCACGCCGATGTGCCCCGCTGGCGCGAGGGCAATGTGGGTTTTCAAATGCTCACGGTCGCCACCATCACGCCAAAACCCTACAGCCAGAAACTCAATGGTGGGTGGATCCTGCCGAATGCCCAGTGGGTGCTCGCGTCTTTCCAGGGATGGCCTCCACGCACCTGGACCAATGCACGCGAGCACGGCCTTCACCAGGCGAAGAAGTGGAGGGTCAATGGCGATGGCAAGGCGCTGGTCCCCATTCGCACCAGGGGCGATCTCCAGCGATTCATGGCCCAGTACTATCAGCAGACCTCACTGGGGTGGGTGCCGCTCGATCCGCAGAACCAACCCGTGGCCAGTGTCCTGGGATTGGAAGGATGCCATGCGCTGCAGTTGAAGGATGCTGACACGGATGAGCAAATCGCCGCACGCGTGAAGGAATTTCGCGATGCGGGATTCCGCGTGCTCGCCCCGACGCACCATTTTGACAATGAAATCGGCGGGGGCTCTGAAGGCAGCGAGCAGGGAGGGCTGACGCCTCTGGGTCATCGCCTGTTTCGCGAGATGGAGCGGCAGCAGATGATCTGCGACCTCTCCCACGCCTCGAACAAGACCATCAATGATGTGTTGAAATACCATCCCCGCATCCCTGTGCTCATCTCACATACCGGCGTGGCCTTCCATCCGCTCGTGGGCAAGCAGGAAGAGGCGCGGTTGAACACCCGCAGGCAAGTCCGCCAAATCGCCCAGCGTGGCGGCATCATCGGCATCGGACTCTGGCCCGAAGCAGTCGGTGACGCTGAACCGGAGTACGCCGCGAGCATCATCCGGCAATGCATCGACGATCCCGCCATCGGCCCCAAGCATGTGGTGCTGGGCTCCGACATGGACGGCTCCGTGGAAGCCGCCTTTGCCGCGAACAACTGGTGCATGATCACTGAGGAACTGCGCATCCTGCCCGAAAGCACGCTGCGCGACGTCATGGGCGGAAATATCATCCGATTCTTCCTGAAGCATCTGCCGGAGGAGTAAGGCGTGCACCCTCATTTTTGAAAGTGCTCAGTCTGCCGACCGAGTCTCCAAGGCACGGAGCATTGCCACCAGATCTTCCGAGCCGAAGCCTTGCTCCACGGCTTCTTCAAGGAGTTGATGGCAGGTATCGAGAAGCGGCGTGGAGATGTGCGCCTGCCGTGCCGCGGCGCTGATGAGATGTGTATTCTCCAGCACGACTTCGGCAGCGGCCTGCACGGAGAAGTCGCGCTCGACGAGCTTTGACGCCTTGATACGCGACAAGGGGCTGGCCATGGGGCCAGCATCGAGAATCGCCATGAACTGGGCAAGGTCCACGCCATGACGCGCTGCGAAGTGAACGGACTCCACGAGCCCCGCCACCATGGCGATCATGTACAGATTGATCGCCAGCTTCATGTGAAGGGCCTTAGGCACAGCGCCACAATAGAAAGAACGATGGCACATGGGCGAGAGCAAGGGACGCACACGATCCACAACGTCATGCTCGCCTGCCAGAATACCCACGAGCCTTCCAGCTTCCGCGGGAGCGCGTGAGCCAGATACCGGTGCTTCCACGAAACTCCCGCCGGCAGCGCGGATCTCCGCTTCGAGTGACTTGGAGTACTCCGGAGGAGGCGTCCCCAGGATGACGATGGTGTGCCCGCGCACGCGCGCGGGAAACTCGCGCTCTCCACGCTTCAGGACCGCATCGATCGCTTCCGGCGTTCCCATCATCAGAAAGATGATCTCGCACCGGACAAACACTTCATCCGAATCACCCACCACGGTTGCACCAGCACTCGCGAGGCCTCTTGCCTTATTCGAAGAGCGGTTCCACACAATCAATGGTGTCCCCGCTTTCACGAGGTTCATTGCCATGGGTTCGCCCATGGTGCCCGTGCCGATGAAGCCAACTGGCGCGGTAGCGGATCTCTTTTGCTCCACCCACTCCAAGTCATCCAGAGCCTCCACGGCGGATGGTTCGCTTTCCGTATTCATGGGGATGCATAGGCGGTTCACCCCATGGCTGTGAAATGCGATTATCTGATGAAGATCATCAGAAAAGGTGATGAACGACAACTGTCACTTCCGCCCACCTACCACACAAAGCACCGCGCCCACTGCCGCAGCCGCGAGAGCAAGCCAGAAGCCATACGTAAATGACATGACCACAAAAGGCGGCGCCTCCTGCATGTGCTTGTTCATTTCGTTCTGGGCGTAGAGCAACCACACGCATGCGGCAACGCCCCCGACCAGCCCTGCGGGCCGGAAGAAAAATGCCGCCAATCCACCGAGGACTGCGCAGAAGAAGGCGGTGATAAGCTTCCAATCAGGATCCACGCGCTTCGTGTTCTTGATGGTGAGATTGAAGCTGCTCTCGCGTTCTCGATCGCGGGACCTGCCTTCCTGCTCCTCAATCCATTTGCTGATGGGCAGATCCGCACTCACCTCGCTGCCAAAGGCGGCGTCATAGCCTGTGAGGGTCACGACTTTCTTGCCCTGGCAGGAAAACTCCACAAAAGGCAGCAGAAAAAGCACCAGCGTGGAGAGCAGAGTCAGTGGACCGAGCGAGGGGCGCATCGTTCATGAGGTTACGACACCCAAGCAAACTGTCCAGGCTGCAGTGTTCCTTGCTCTTGAAAGGAGGCGCGTACTAGGGCGTTCCCTTGACAGCCCCCTCTTGCCTCACCCTCCACTCATGCACCTTCGTCTTCCCCTCCTGTTCCTTTTGACGCTTGCCGCGTGGCCCGCTGCCGCGGAAATGCGCTCCTTCACAGACCTCGCCGGCCGCACCATGAAAGGGGAAGTGGTCTCGGTGAAGGGCGATACTGTCACCATCAAGCGGGAAGAGGGCCAGACCGTCACGGTAAAAGCTTCCAACTTCTGCCAGGCGGATATCGAGTATCTCAAGGGTCATGGCCTGCAGGCGGCACCGGCGCCGCTGGGCAGCGACAAGGGTGAGGGAAGGAAACTGCTCTCGAAGGAAGAAGAGAAGAAGTGGACCATCATCTCCGGCACCTGGAAGTTCGAGGATGGCCTTCTCAGTGGAGAGGGTGAGAGCATCATCGAATATGAGAGGACGCTGAACCCGCCCTTCACGCTGAACTTCGAGATCAAGGTGGTGAAGGGCATGAGGCCGCGCATCACGCTCGGCCCGATCGGCTGCTTCAATGAGGGCTATGAAAAGACGCTCGCCCTTTATCCGCCCGGACGGGATGCGGGCTTCTTCCCCTACGAGCACAATAAGGCCTACAAGGTTTCCCTCGCAGCGAGTCGCAAGGAAGTGGTGATGTCTGTGGACGGCAAGGAGATTGCCAAAGGTCCCGGCATCAAGGACGCCCTGAAGAAAATCCGGTTCTCCGCTGGAGACGGCTGGTCAAAGGGTGCGGTGGAATACCGCGACATCACGGTCGTGAAATAGCTCCTTCAACCGTTGGAAAAGGTCCTTGTGCAGGGAGCCTGGGACAAGGCAAAGGAGCGTGGACACTCTCTTGTCCGCCGTTCTATTGCGAAGCGACTTCCAGCATGCAGAAGCTACTGGTGACGCCTCTGGAGCAGCTGGCGGAAGGCGGCCTTGCCTGCCAGATGAAAG
Protein-coding regions in this window:
- a CDS encoding phytoene/squalene synthase family protein, whose translation is MTGEEHLGGKLLEGVSRSFYLTLKALPQGLREPISLAYLLARAADTLADTPNITESIKQECLAEFDRLVQAETRDEAGERALCERLRQEFVPLQEDASEARLLERLPEAFDAYRKSAPRLVEATRGVLDPIVKGQLMDIQRFPVDGQLRSLTTEDELDEYTYLVAGCVGGFWTKLCASELEGAIDPKVSFDDMLVWGIRYGKGLQLVNILRDIAKDVRMGRCYFPAEELAAHGLTLDMVQADPAKLVPVTTSWRVRCREHLECGIQYLDALQHKRLRFATALPLLLGIRTLALINQADAPALVQGVKVSRGEVAKILLETGIANLRQGGLRKIAEKLM
- the hemW gene encoding radical SAM family heme chaperone HemW; this encodes MSPLHHLYLHIPFCHRVCPYCSFYKHTPGGTDMGAFVQAVLRELELHQQRLEIRPKTIYFGGGTPTALSETHLGTLLTGLRERLDCSGLEEFGMEANPKTVGASKARLLRDLGVTRISLGVQAWDEPTLKLLGRDHAPDEAKETYAILRDAGIPAVNVDLMFSIPGQSLAVWEEGLRQTIGLQSDHVSCYNLTYEEDTEFLNKLKSGMLDTDTDRDADHFRSTMDLLEAAGFEHYEISNYAKPGKRSIHNQAYWRGADYLGLGPSATSTHERVRWKNVSDTARYIELAKEGRLPAVESEELDDRAWLIERIALELRLVEGMAEDRVADSQKRELEMLQGEGLLLVEGGRVRLTREGKAVSDRIAEMLIPDA
- a CDS encoding TIM barrel protein, producing the protein MLSLSSCWNSHRHEDGKHIAHEAKSLGFKYIELSHGLKISHLPGIIQVVAESGIKISSVHNFCPPPVEVMMDAPDAFEFTSHKEEERLRALTLTEQTMETASRLGAQRVVLHLGSIPISPLTRKLEELTLAGKIYSREYTKVKLELVAKRAKHAQVHFDRARHAIDRLLPLCEQYRVALGIETRSHFEEVPTAAEMLQLVDQYRGSPWVGFWHDFGHVQRQANLGLLDHAQFLSEIAPRLLGCHVHDVDWPAKDHRVPLSTGGVDFAKLMPLIPKGIPLVWEMHRTQRRSHVRERLAEWREKFGEWG
- a CDS encoding GtrA family protein, with protein sequence MISSLGSAIRDFFDFFKQNNVPTIWARIRKQDVPWLVQFSVYGFCGAMATVVSVGQVVLLSLYVIPAYENMIVDGALITDQLRARHLLYNNTIAFVTTNVFVYYMNVLLVFKRGRHHPWMEFFYFTLVNFVCFAISQIAGPWLVKHFGIPTNVAILTNAVVAAFINFVARKFFVFKG
- a CDS encoding beta-ketoacyl-[acyl-carrier-protein] synthase family protein, coding for MITGMGPVTPIGIGKAGLWAGLQAERSGIGKRTRFEATGTKAQCAAEIRDFEVARWFPAHLTKRWDRCTQFAMVSTQLALEDANLTLAQDALHTRIGVSFGSALGGIADAEMHHAKFVKEGVKTVPRALALQIYGGSTHSNISIHYGLQGPATTHSNSCASGNVALGEALRIIRDGLADVVIAGASESPLSPLTYTAFDLVHTMSRWQGDPLSHSCRPFDHARDGFVMGEGAATFIVESLAHAQARGARIYAELAGYSLVSEAHHMTIPRPDGEPLRRAMRMALEDAGAVPRDVDYISAHASSTPQNDVNEAAQIAAVFGKDAPPVSGTKAYTGHALGAAGAMECAISLLAMERGWLPPSLHFEKTDCAELDYVPNHGRSARVDVVLSNSFGFGGVDACLVLRKI
- a CDS encoding membrane dipeptidase → MRPPRYLAVLLLAIGFPLLQSGCVLVKIADGEKLNPVRHKEATGVSESTKQFHRTLMVADLHADTLMLDRGGKRGIQKRHDYGHADVPRWREGNVGFQMLTVATITPKPYSQKLNGGWILPNAQWVLASFQGWPPRTWTNAREHGLHQAKKWRVNGDGKALVPIRTRGDLQRFMAQYYQQTSLGWVPLDPQNQPVASVLGLEGCHALQLKDADTDEQIAARVKEFRDAGFRVLAPTHHFDNEIGGGSEGSEQGGLTPLGHRLFREMERQQMICDLSHASNKTINDVLKYHPRIPVLISHTGVAFHPLVGKQEEARLNTRRQVRQIAQRGGIIGIGLWPEAVGDAEPEYAASIIRQCIDDPAIGPKHVVLGSDMDGSVEAAFAANNWCMITEELRILPESTLRDVMGGNIIRFFLKHLPEE
- a CDS encoding NAD(P)-dependent oxidoreductase, which produces MNTESEPSAVEALDDLEWVEQKRSATAPVGFIGTGTMGEPMAMNLVKAGTPLIVWNRSSNKARGLASAGATVVGDSDEVFVRCEIIFLMMGTPEAIDAVLKRGEREFPARVRGHTIVILGTPPPEYSKSLEAEIRAAGGSFVEAPVSGSRAPAEAGRLVGILAGEHDVVDRVRPLLSPMCHRSFYCGAVPKALHMKLAINLYMIAMVAGLVESVHFAARHGVDLAQFMAILDAGPMASPLSRIKASKLVERDFSVQAAAEVVLENTHLISAAARQAHISTPLLDTCHQLLEEAVEQGFGSEDLVAMLRALETRSAD